TCGGAAAATGTGTTGCAACTCAAAAAGGAGCTCGAAGCAAAAGGCATCAGCGTGAAGTATGATGACCGCGATACCGAACGCCCCGGCTTTAAGTTTGCCGAGTGGGAGCTGAAAGGCGTGCCGGTGCGCATCGCCATCGGTGGCCGCGACCTGGAGAACGGCACGGCCGAACTGGCCCGCCGCGATACAAAAGAGAAAAGCACCCAGCAGTTTGCGGAGCTTGCCACCTACATCCCAGCCCTGCTCGACGAGATACAGGAGAATATTTATAACAGAGCCCTGGCCTACCGGACAGAACATACCACCAAAGTAGACTCTTACGAGGAGTTTAAGGAGGTGCTGGAAAGCAAAGGTGGCTTTGTGCTGGCGCATTGGGATGGCACTGCCGAAACCGAAGAGCGAATCAAAGAAGAGACCAAAGCAACTATCCGTTGTATTGCCATCGACACGCCCGAAGAAGACGGCGTGGACATGCTGACGGGTAAACCCAGCAAGCAGCGCGTATACTTTGCCAAGGCGTATTAATTGTTAATTCTTAATTGCTGATTGCTGAATCAGCAAGAGTAACTTTTGACAAAGCGCCGCTTTCCTGCCTGGGAAGCGGCGCTTTCCTTTTATCGCTTCCCAGACCAGTATGGCAACGCTTTGTGTTGGTCTTTTACACGGCACGCAAACATAATTAAATACATGGCATTGGGAGCTGGTGAATATCTCATCTGCAGATAGCTGCTGCCTTTTCTCATTTTCAAGTACAAAGTTTGTAGGGACAGGCCGCTATGAAGCTTATACTTTGGTTAAAGTAATTATAAGCTCCCCGCCTTAAACAAGGAGGGGCCGGGGGTGGTTGTATCCTGTCAGCGATGCCGTATACTTTGATGCCGTATACTTTACTAAACAGCAAAATGGCAACAGATGCGCAAAGCTGTTAATTCGTAATTCGTAATTCGTAATTCTATCTATAATTGGCTATATTTACCTAGAAGCGAGGTATACTATGTTGTTAGACTGGATCACGGTTGTTGTATTAGTTGGCATCGGGCTGCTGCTCCTGGTGGTGGAGCTGGTATTTGTGCCGGGCACTACCATTGTGGGTGTGCTGGGCTTTGTGCTGGCAGCTATCGGCGTCTGGATCGGCTATAGCACCCTGGGCACGAACACCGGGCATGTGGTACTTGCTGTTTCGGTGCTGGCCGGCGGGCTTGCCTTCTATTACAGTTTCCGGTCCGACAGCTGGTCGCGCTTTGCGTTGAAGGAGCAGAACCGCAGCCGCGTAAACGAGGAGTATGCCCATACTCTGGCCGTAGGCGAAGTAGGCAAAGCAGTTTCGGCGCTACGCCCGCAGGGCACGGCCCTTTTCGGCGACGAGCATCATGAAGTACAGACACAGGGCGAATACCTCGCTTCGAACACCGCCATCCGCATCATCAAGCTTAATCAAAATAAGATCATCGTAGAAGCCATCAGCTAAACCCACCTCCATGGAAAATTTTTCAGTGCTCTTTATTATAGCAGGCGTCATTATCCTGCTCATGGTCTTTTTATACTTTGTGCCGCTCAGCCTCTGGATCACCGCCCGCTTTTCGGGCGTACGAGTAGGACTGGCCGAGCTGGTGTTCATGCGCATCCGCAAGGTGCCACCCAGCCTTATTGTCAACTCTATGATCAACGCCACCAAAGCCGGCATAGACCTGACTACCACCGAACTGGAAACGCACTACTTGGCCGGCGGCAATGTACCTACTGTGATCAAAGCGCTTATTTCGGCAGACAAGGCCAACATTCCGCTTTCGTTTAAGCAGGCCACCGCTATTGACCTGGCAGGCCGCGACGTATTTGAGGCGGTAACCACTTCTGTAAACCCCAAAGTGATCAACACACCCAACGTGGCTGCCGTGGCCCAGGATGGCATTCAGCTGATCGCCAAAGCCCGGGTAACCGTGCGCGCCAACATTATGCAACTGGTAGGTGGCGCCGGCGAAGAAACCATCCTTGCCCGCGTAGGCGAAGGCATTGTGACCTCCATTGGCTCTTCTATCTCGCACAAAAGTGTGCTGGAAAACCCTGATATGATCTCGAAGCTGGTATTGCAGAAAGGCCTGGATGCCGGCACCGCCTACGAGATCCTCTCCATCGATATTGCCGATATTGATGTGGGCGAAAACATTGGCGCCAAGCTGCAGATAGACCAGGCAGGGGCCGACCTGCGGGTGGCCGAAGCCAAAGCCGAAGAGCGCCGTGCCATGGCCGTGGCCGTGGAGCAGGAGATGAAAGCAAAAGCACAGGAAGCCCGTGCCTCAGTAATTGCCGCCGAAGTAGAAATTCCGCAAGCCATTGCAGCCGCTTTCCGGGGCGGTAACCTGGGCATTATGGACTACTACCGCATGCAGAACATCCAGTCCGACACCGACATGCGCAATGCCATTGCCAGCCCCAACCAGGGCGGCCCCAACAAGCCGAAAGAGTAAAGCTTATATTTGTAAAACAGGAGCGGCCATACCTTAAAACAAGGTATGGCCGCTCTTTTATGCTACGCGGCTACAACATTTTCCGGCTTAACGGCTGCGTTTAAATGCGATAAACTTAATATATTGTGTTTTTATCCATCTTATGCACTGGCAAAGAACCCTTGCGGTTCGCTGCTGGCTGCATCTCACTCTTACCGAAAATCAATGAATAAGCTCCAGAACGTAACAGTCAGCCCGGACACGCTAAAGACGAAACAGCATTTTGTCATCCTCGATGGCTTAAGGGGAGTAGCAGCTTTGGCCGTGGTGATCTTCCATTTCATGGAGTGGATTTACCCGCCAGACTCGGGCTTGAATTTCATCGGACATGGCTTCCTGGCCGTGGACTTCTTTTTCTGCTTGTCGGGGTTTGTGATCGGGTACGCGTACGACGACCGCCTGGGGAAAATGGGGATGATGGAGTTCTTTAAAACAAGGCTCATACGGCTGCACCCCCTGGTTATACTGGGATCGGTATTGGGCCTGCTGGCTTTTTTCTTCGATCCCTTTGCCGCTTATACAGGCGCGTATGGCACAGGCAAACTGATCCTGCTCTTTGTTTGCTCGGCCCTTCTTATTCCCTATCCGGTGATGGAAGAGCGTGCCTTTAACCTGTTCGGCCTCAATGCGCCTTCGTGGTCCTTGTTCTGGGAATACGTTGCCAATATTGTGTATGCTCTTGTGCTCTACAGGCTCTCCCGCCGCTACCTGGTTGTACTGACCACGCTGGCAGCAGTGGTGCTTTGCCTTGTTAGTTATCGTGCAGGAAACCTGCTGGGAGGCTGGGCTGGCGAGAACTTCTGGGATGGCGGTGCCCGTATCGCCTACTCCTTCTCCGCCGGGCTGCTGATCTACCGTTCTAACTGGATAATCAAAAACAAACTCGGGTTTATCGGCCTGGCCATCCTGCTGTCGCTGGCCTTCCTGATGCCCCATTTTAAGTGGAACTGGATAGCAGAGGCCTTGGTTGTTTTGCTTTATTTCCCATTGCTTGTCGCCTTGGGAGCCGGCGCCAGTTTATCGCCGGGGCTGAAAAAACTCTGTGTGTTCTCCGGAAGTATCTCTTACCCCCTCTACATGACTCACTACGCCGTCATCTGGATGTTTGGCAACTATTTCACCAACAGCAAGCCCGGAACAAACGAGCTAACTCTTATCGTAGCGATAGGAACCCTGCTATTGGTCAGCATAGCGTATGTGGTAATGGTGGTGTATGATATCCCTGTGAGAAGGTACCTGAGCCGCAAATGGCGGCGGGCGTAGGATCAGGCAACAGGGTTCTGGTTTAGCCCGGTTTTATATTTCCCTTATACAAACAGGAAAGTATTTATAATTCTAGTTTAGCTGAACCTGCTTTCTGAAAAGAATCAGTACGTTCGATAAATTATTCAATATCACAGCAAAAAAGTGATGATGAGAATTGGCAAGCTTTTTCTGTTTGTAAGTTTTGCGCTCCTGGTGGCTTGTTCTAAAGGCTATGAGCAAAAGGCCCTTTACCCCTCCAAAGTAATGATAGGGAATACAACTTATCAATTTCTCTACAATAGCGGCAGGATCTATAGTGAGACAACTACTGCTCCCAACTTTTACGAAGTTATAGCATACCGTTACTATGATGAGTACTTTGATGAGCCGGATCACATATTTAAGGACAAGATATTCGAAGTGCGTTACGCACCTGATAATGGCCCCATCGGCTGGGACGAAAGTGATTCAGTAAAGCTTAAAATGATTATGCTAACGCGCTCTGACGCCGGCCTTATAGAGAGGGAGTTTCATGCTGAATTCTTTGCAAACAGAAACTCACAGGATGAAATTAGGAACAAGTATAATGCCGAGGGCCAGCTTACGGAAGCGACACACTACATTTATGACACCTCTTTCTGGAGCGAAAGGCAGTTAAACGACGAGCGATACATTTCCAAACGTGTTAAGTATGGATATACCGAAGGCAAGCTGGCAAATGTAGCCTACTATGCTCCCGGCTCCGGTAAGCCATACCTGCAGATAGAACTAAGGTACGATGATATGCCGGGTTACCTGAGCAACATTCCCTTAGAAGCCAGGTTCCTGCCGTTGGAACTTCCCTATAGAGCACATAACCTTATCAGCTATATCGTAAAGGGATCACAGGGTGATATTAGAAAGGACCTCTCCTATACTTGCTCCTATTCCTACAACAGGTACGGCTACCCCA
This window of the Pontibacter liquoris genome carries:
- the floA gene encoding flotillin-like protein FloA (flotillin-like protein involved in membrane lipid rafts), encoding MENFSVLFIIAGVIILLMVFLYFVPLSLWITARFSGVRVGLAELVFMRIRKVPPSLIVNSMINATKAGIDLTTTELETHYLAGGNVPTVIKALISADKANIPLSFKQATAIDLAGRDVFEAVTTSVNPKVINTPNVAAVAQDGIQLIAKARVTVRANIMQLVGGAGEETILARVGEGIVTSIGSSISHKSVLENPDMISKLVLQKGLDAGTAYEILSIDIADIDVGENIGAKLQIDQAGADLRVAEAKAEERRAMAVAVEQEMKAKAQEARASVIAAEVEIPQAIAAAFRGGNLGIMDYYRMQNIQSDTDMRNAIASPNQGGPNKPKE
- a CDS encoding acyltransferase family protein — translated: MNKLQNVTVSPDTLKTKQHFVILDGLRGVAALAVVIFHFMEWIYPPDSGLNFIGHGFLAVDFFFCLSGFVIGYAYDDRLGKMGMMEFFKTRLIRLHPLVILGSVLGLLAFFFDPFAAYTGAYGTGKLILLFVCSALLIPYPVMEERAFNLFGLNAPSWSLFWEYVANIVYALVLYRLSRRYLVVLTTLAAVVLCLVSYRAGNLLGGWAGENFWDGGARIAYSFSAGLLIYRSNWIIKNKLGFIGLAILLSLAFLMPHFKWNWIAEALVVLLYFPLLVALGAGASLSPGLKKLCVFSGSISYPLYMTHYAVIWMFGNYFTNSKPGTNELTLIVAIGTLLLVSIAYVVMVVYDIPVRRYLSRKWRRA
- a CDS encoding NfeD family protein is translated as MLLDWITVVVLVGIGLLLLVVELVFVPGTTIVGVLGFVLAAIGVWIGYSTLGTNTGHVVLAVSVLAGGLAFYYSFRSDSWSRFALKEQNRSRVNEEYAHTLAVGEVGKAVSALRPQGTALFGDEHHEVQTQGEYLASNTAIRIIKLNQNKIIVEAIS